One window from the genome of Saprospiraceae bacterium encodes:
- a CDS encoding response regulator transcription factor produces MSEQKINILICDDHTIFRTGMKNIVRKLPVTDHIYEASNGNEAIAVAETNKVDLILLDIEMPYLNGVETAKYFKKNHPEIRIIMISFHNDKELFLQLYKIGVEGYLVKNTSLEDLKRGIVHVLEGNQFFSAELGATVIHGLINEKLQAPKDPQELLSEREVEILLLICQQLTTDEIAAQLFISPLTVKRHRQNLLDKTNSKNIVGLILYAIRNDLLDAATIK; encoded by the coding sequence ATGAGTGAACAGAAAATCAATATTCTGATATGTGATGATCATACCATTTTCAGGACTGGTATGAAAAACATCGTCCGCAAATTACCTGTAACAGATCATATCTATGAAGCATCCAATGGCAATGAAGCCATAGCCGTTGCTGAAACCAACAAAGTCGATTTGATCCTTCTGGACATCGAAATGCCCTATCTCAATGGGGTGGAAACGGCCAAATACTTCAAAAAAAATCATCCGGAAATTCGCATTATCATGATCTCGTTTCATAATGACAAAGAATTGTTTTTACAATTGTATAAAATCGGAGTAGAAGGTTACTTGGTAAAAAATACCTCGCTTGAAGATTTAAAACGGGGCATTGTGCATGTATTGGAAGGAAATCAATTCTTTTCAGCCGAATTAGGCGCTACCGTTATTCACGGTTTAATCAATGAAAAATTACAAGCTCCCAAAGATCCTCAAGAATTGCTTTCCGAACGGGAAGTTGAAATCCTTTTACTCATTTGTCAACAACTTACTACCGACGAAATCGCCGCACAACTTTTCATCTCTCCCCTTACAGTCAAAAGACACCGCCAAAATCTTTTGGATAAAACCAATTCTAAAAATATTGTAGGATTGATTTTATATGCCATCCGAAATGATTTGCTGGATGCAGCAACGATTAAATAG
- a CDS encoding SDR family oxidoreductase — translation MATKRILITGAAGFIGSHLSDRFIKEGYQVIGMDNLITGNLANIEHLFRLKEFEFYHHDVSRFVHVPGKLDYILHFASPASPIDYLKMPIQTLKVGSLGTHNLLGLAKEKKSRLLIASTSEVYGDPLVHPQREDYWGNVNPIGPRGVYDEAKRFQEAITMAYHRYHNLETRIVRIFNTYGPRMRVEDGRVLPAFFSQAIKGNDLSVFGDGSQTRSFCYVDDLVEGIYRLLLSDYSYPVNLGNPEEITVKEFAEEILKLVAGTKSKIAYHPLPEDDPKQRRPDISIAQKVLQWEPKVGRKEGLAMTYEYFKQVVV, via the coding sequence ATGGCTACAAAACGAATATTAATCACCGGAGCGGCAGGATTTATCGGTTCGCATCTTTCTGACCGTTTTATTAAAGAAGGCTATCAGGTTATTGGAATGGACAATTTGATAACCGGCAATCTGGCCAATATTGAACATTTGTTTCGCTTAAAAGAATTTGAATTTTATCATCACGATGTGAGCCGTTTTGTCCATGTACCGGGTAAGCTGGATTATATCCTGCATTTTGCATCGCCGGCCTCTCCGATCGATTATTTAAAAATGCCCATTCAAACTTTAAAAGTCGGTTCATTGGGAACTCATAATTTACTGGGTTTGGCAAAAGAAAAAAAATCTCGTTTGCTGATAGCCTCTACTTCTGAAGTCTATGGTGACCCCCTGGTACACCCGCAACGGGAAGATTATTGGGGGAATGTAAATCCAATCGGACCACGCGGCGTTTATGACGAAGCCAAACGATTTCAGGAAGCGATTACCATGGCCTACCATCGCTACCACAATCTGGAAACGCGCATTGTGCGAATTTTTAATACCTACGGACCCCGCATGCGGGTTGAAGATGGAAGGGTATTGCCCGCATTTTTTAGTCAGGCGATAAAAGGAAATGACTTAAGTGTTTTTGGCGATGGATCACAAACGCGTTCGTTTTGTTACGTTGACGATTTGGTTGAAGGAATTTATCGACTTCTATTAAGTGATTACAGTTATCCGGTAAATCTTGGAAATCCGGAAGAAATTACTGTGAAAGAATTTGCAGAAGAAATTTTAAAATTAGTTGCAGGCACAAAATCAAAGATCGCCTACCATCCCTTACCGGAAGATGATCCTAAACAAAGAAGGCCCGATATCAGCATCGCACAAAAGGTATTGCAATGGGAACCCAAAGTAGGTCGAAAAGAAGGTTTAGCAATGACCTACGAATATTTTAAACAAGTTGTCGTTTAA
- a CDS encoding phosphoglycerate kinase, whose amino-acid sequence MLKSFQVNDRNVLLRVDFNVPIKNGEIQDETRIVKTLPTIQYLIQQGARIIILSHLGRPLKELMPDGSINYGKFSLQPVATKLVELLNCNVLFAKDCGDTDTLAKVQELHSGEILLCENTRFYKQEEKGDVDWAKKLASFGTFYVNDAFGAAHREHCSTATIARFFDKDHKAFGFLMQKEVENGLRVLKNPHRPLTAIIGGAKVSDKIQLISSLMDFCDAILIGGGMAYTFLNALGFRIGNSLCELDKLDLAKSLIEKANAKSIQFLLPEDSVAGQSFANDTNIQISPDQNIPDGYMGLDIGPKTIKTYTQHILNSKTIIWNGPMGVFEMEHFANGTKTIAEAVAKATDQGAYSLIGGGDSVAAINKYELQDKVSFVSTGGGAMLEMLEGKQLPGVEAILN is encoded by the coding sequence ATGTTGAAATCATTTCAAGTAAACGACCGGAATGTTCTCCTCCGGGTAGACTTTAATGTCCCTATTAAAAATGGAGAAATCCAGGATGAAACGAGAATTGTGAAAACATTACCAACCATTCAGTATCTCATCCAACAAGGAGCTCGAATTATCATATTATCTCATTTGGGTCGACCTTTAAAAGAATTAATGCCTGACGGTTCCATTAATTATGGGAAATTTTCTTTGCAGCCCGTTGCCACCAAATTAGTGGAATTATTAAATTGCAACGTGTTGTTTGCTAAAGATTGTGGTGACACGGATACCCTGGCTAAAGTTCAGGAATTGCATTCCGGTGAAATTTTACTTTGTGAAAACACACGGTTTTATAAACAAGAAGAAAAAGGGGATGTCGATTGGGCTAAAAAATTAGCAAGCTTTGGTACATTTTATGTAAATGATGCATTTGGAGCGGCACATCGTGAGCATTGCAGCACTGCTACCATTGCGCGTTTTTTTGATAAGGATCATAAAGCCTTCGGATTTTTAATGCAAAAAGAAGTTGAAAATGGATTGCGGGTACTTAAAAATCCACATCGACCGCTTACGGCTATTATTGGTGGTGCAAAAGTTTCTGATAAAATTCAACTCATTTCAAGTTTGATGGATTTTTGTGATGCAATTCTTATTGGCGGTGGAATGGCTTATACCTTTTTAAATGCATTGGGCTTTCGCATTGGAAATTCTTTGTGTGAATTAGATAAACTGGATTTAGCAAAATCCTTGATTGAAAAAGCAAATGCAAAAAGCATTCAATTTTTATTACCTGAAGATTCTGTTGCGGGTCAAAGTTTTGCCAATGATACAAACATTCAAATAAGTCCGGACCAAAATATTCCGGATGGCTATATGGGTTTGGATATCGGTCCAAAGACGATTAAAACATATACACAACACATACTTAACTCAAAAACAATTATCTGGAATGGTCCAATGGGCGTATTTGAAATGGAGCATTTTGCAAACGGGACCAAAACCATTGCTGAAGCTGTTGCAAAAGCTACAGATCAAGGTGCTTATTCTTTAATTGGTGGAGGTGATTCCGTAGCGGCCATTAATAAATACGAGCTACAAGATAAAGTAAGTTTTGTCTCAACCGGCGGCGGTGCGATGCTTGAAATGCTGGAAGGAAAACAATTGCCGGGTGTAGAAGCAATACTAAATTAA
- the rfbB gene encoding dTDP-glucose 4,6-dehydratase: MAFTKKTILITGGAGFIGSHLVRRFVNTYPDYTIYNLDVLSYAGNLENLIDIQHASTYHFVKADIVDFDNLKTLFESIQPDAVIHLAAESHVDRSISDPTAFIKTNVLGTLNLLLCAKAIWTDPTKANRFYHVSTDEVYGSLGTEGYFTEKTAYDPRSPYSASKAGSDHLVRSFFHTYKFPALISNCSNNYGPNQFPEKLIPLIINNILNQNPLPVYGKGENVRDWLWVEDHVAAIDLIFHQGIPGQTYNIGGASEMKNIDLVLLLCELMDEKLGRPAGSSASRIQFVSDRPGHDLRYAIDFSYLTHQLGWQPSCSLRDGLQKTIDWYLNNPEWLQKVSSGDYLKYYEQHYLQRV; this comes from the coding sequence ATGGCCTTTACTAAAAAAACGATCTTAATAACCGGAGGTGCCGGATTTATTGGTTCGCATTTGGTGCGACGTTTTGTTAACACATATCCTGATTACACGATTTACAATTTAGACGTATTGAGTTATGCCGGAAATCTTGAAAATTTAATAGACATCCAGCATGCCTCCACTTATCATTTTGTAAAAGCGGATATCGTTGATTTTGATAATTTAAAAACTTTATTTGAATCCATACAACCGGATGCGGTAATTCATCTTGCCGCTGAATCCCATGTCGATCGTTCCATTTCAGATCCGACTGCATTTATTAAAACCAATGTATTGGGTACGCTTAATTTATTGTTGTGCGCTAAAGCCATTTGGACAGATCCCACGAAAGCAAATCGTTTTTATCATGTAAGCACGGATGAAGTTTATGGCTCCCTGGGGACTGAAGGATATTTTACTGAAAAGACCGCTTACGATCCTCGTTCACCATATTCTGCATCTAAAGCCGGATCAGATCATTTAGTAAGATCATTTTTTCACACCTATAAATTTCCCGCATTAATTTCAAATTGTTCGAATAATTATGGACCCAATCAATTTCCTGAAAAATTAATTCCATTAATTATTAACAACATCCTCAATCAAAACCCATTACCTGTTTATGGAAAAGGAGAAAATGTACGGGATTGGTTGTGGGTTGAAGACCATGTAGCTGCTATTGATTTAATATTTCATCAGGGCATACCCGGACAGACTTACAACATTGGCGGTGCATCCGAAATGAAAAACATTGACCTGGTCTTGTTACTCTGTGAATTGATGGATGAAAAATTGGGCAGACCGGCAGGAAGTTCGGCCAGTCGCATTCAATTTGTAAGCGATCGACCGGGACATGACTTGCGCTATGCAATTGATTTTAGTTATCTAACACACCAACTCGGTTGGCAGCCTAGCTGTTCATTGCGGGATGGACTTCAAAAAACCATTGACTGGTATTTAAACAATCCGGAATGGTTACAAAAAGTGAGTTCAGGTGATTATTTAAAATACTATGAGCAACATTATTTGCAACGCGTTTAA
- a CDS encoding T9SS type A sorting domain-containing protein — protein sequence MQKIFTILFLLGLSVSWINSQILWGGPNDPNSTFAGGFNGWTTQGLSSDDPAKADSARWYYSAAASAAGGAYYGPRGAINSPSRANGAMVFNSDLLDNAGVVGNFGGGKCPSLHSGVLISPVINCSAFSGAAVKFNQYYRNFNSTCFVDVSNDGGANWNSYQLNQDIASNAETPTNSSVLIDISSDVANQANVQIRFRFDGEYYFWIIDDVQLVSVPEYDLALNSHFYTPAAYRQPKAMICTDSFLFQANLNNKGSKAQTNVVLKGEVIGIDRKTVVFADSVIIDRLETTDDDTAFNVANLFVPNNLDFGKYFLRWSVYSKDATVADFNRNDNTRVDSFEISLNEFAKAPRATSGVRSGGGAAYVFGNQYRTSDCWNDNDKWLAKQAKFSMVTNAGGTLDGYAVSIYLMKVKDDVDGGFTNFDGSGGIASPSVDILSAEAFSGTTEKNYDPITVDLTDFNTGDNGVLLQKNSRYFIGVDHPATPTGAVPVFHSISNEKSYNSQPFSTFVIDQAGEWFNGFQGINTPILELILEFVTKTDEKPLADNVMSLYPNPVVNDNLNVGLNFANPTDANLTIADINGKILNFESHKQVTKDVFTISTSALNAGSYLIRVSTNEGTSTKQFTVVK from the coding sequence ATGCAAAAAATTTTTACAATTTTATTTTTATTAGGACTTAGCGTAAGCTGGATAAACTCCCAGATCTTATGGGGAGGACCTAACGACCCGAATTCCACGTTTGCTGGTGGATTTAACGGTTGGACAACCCAGGGTTTAAGTTCAGACGACCCTGCAAAAGCGGACAGTGCACGCTGGTATTATAGTGCTGCGGCATCTGCAGCAGGCGGTGCATATTATGGTCCAAGAGGTGCAATCAACTCGCCTTCAAGAGCAAATGGAGCCATGGTTTTCAACTCCGATTTATTAGATAATGCTGGAGTTGTCGGAAATTTTGGCGGTGGCAAATGCCCTTCATTGCATTCAGGTGTTTTAATTAGCCCTGTAATCAATTGCTCCGCTTTCAGTGGTGCTGCAGTGAAGTTTAATCAGTACTATCGGAATTTTAATTCTACTTGTTTTGTAGATGTTTCCAATGACGGTGGCGCAAACTGGAATAGCTACCAGCTAAATCAGGATATCGCAAGCAATGCAGAAACGCCCACAAACAGTAGCGTTTTAATTGACATTTCTTCAGATGTAGCAAATCAAGCGAATGTTCAAATTCGTTTTCGTTTTGATGGCGAATATTATTTCTGGATTATAGATGATGTTCAATTGGTTTCAGTACCAGAATATGACTTGGCATTAAACAGTCATTTTTATACACCTGCTGCCTACAGACAGCCTAAAGCAATGATTTGTACAGACAGCTTTTTATTTCAGGCAAACTTAAATAACAAAGGTTCAAAAGCACAAACCAATGTGGTTTTAAAAGGAGAAGTTATTGGTATTGATCGCAAGACAGTCGTTTTTGCAGATTCAGTTATCATTGATCGTTTGGAAACTACAGATGATGATACCGCATTTAATGTTGCTAATTTATTTGTGCCAAACAATTTAGACTTCGGTAAATATTTCCTGCGTTGGTCAGTTTACAGTAAAGATGCAACGGTTGCAGACTTTAACAGAAACGACAATACCCGTGTTGACTCTTTTGAGATTTCCTTAAATGAGTTTGCTAAAGCTCCCAGAGCAACCAGTGGGGTTCGCTCAGGTGGTGGTGCTGCGTATGTTTTTGGTAACCAATACCGCACTTCAGATTGTTGGAATGACAATGACAAATGGTTGGCTAAACAAGCTAAATTCAGTATGGTAACCAATGCAGGGGGAACTCTGGATGGATATGCAGTTTCTATCTATTTAATGAAAGTTAAAGACGATGTTGATGGTGGATTTACCAATTTTGATGGATCAGGCGGAATCGCTTCACCTTCCGTAGATATTTTATCTGCAGAAGCATTTAGCGGTACTACCGAGAAAAATTACGACCCAATCACTGTGGATCTTACCGATTTCAATACCGGTGACAATGGTGTTTTATTACAAAAGAATTCTCGTTATTTCATTGGTGTGGATCACCCTGCAACGCCAACAGGCGCAGTACCTGTATTCCATTCAATCAGCAATGAAAAATCCTACAACTCTCAACCATTTTCAACTTTTGTAATTGATCAGGCTGGGGAATGGTTTAATGGATTCCAGGGTATTAATACTCCGATCTTGGAATTAATCCTTGAGTTTGTTACTAAAACAGACGAGAAACCTTTGGCTGACAATGTAATGAGTTTATATCCAAATCCAGTTGTTAATGACAATTTGAATGTTGGTTTGAATTTCGCTAACCCAACAGATGCTAACTTAACAATTGCAGATATCAATGGAAAAATCCTGAATTTTGAATCACACAAACAAGTAACTAAAGATGTATTTACAATCAGTACATCTGCATTAAATGCAGGTTCTTATTTGATTCGTGTTTCAACCAACGAAGGAACAAGTACAAAACAATTTACAGTTGTAAAATAA
- a CDS encoding IS1595 family transposase yields MIGEFKTIFDLAKAFPTEQDCLNHLESILWADGVVSPFDATSKVYKCAGGKYKCKNTGKYFNVKVGSIFEDTKIPMIKWFMALFIFSSHKKGLSSHQLGRDIGVTQKTAWFMLHRLRYAFDHPAFKEIMGTNPVEIDETYVGGKEKNKHFHKRNKQTGMNDKAPVLAILERESHVVTVTLPIGQSNKKTIRPIIEEVVNENAVIVTDGFGAYTTLKNDFAAHFVVDHEKNQYTIGDMHTNTVEGFFSHLKRGIYGIYHHVSDQHLQKYANEFALRYNTRKQTTNTRFNLILNNITTRVRYQDLINHGK; encoded by the coding sequence ATGATAGGCGAATTTAAAACGATCTTTGATTTAGCTAAGGCTTTCCCAACAGAGCAAGACTGTTTAAATCATTTAGAATCAATACTTTGGGCTGATGGTGTAGTTTCTCCTTTTGATGCAACTAGTAAGGTTTACAAATGTGCTGGTGGTAAATACAAATGCAAGAACACAGGTAAATACTTCAATGTTAAAGTTGGTTCCATTTTCGAGGACACTAAAATCCCTATGATTAAGTGGTTTATGGCTTTATTCATATTTTCAAGCCACAAAAAAGGACTTAGCAGCCACCAATTAGGTAGGGATATTGGAGTTACTCAAAAAACTGCTTGGTTTATGTTACACCGTTTACGCTATGCTTTTGACCACCCAGCTTTCAAAGAAATCATGGGAACAAATCCTGTAGAAATAGATGAAACTTACGTAGGGGGTAAAGAGAAAAACAAGCATTTCCATAAAAGAAACAAGCAAACTGGAATGAATGACAAAGCCCCTGTATTAGCAATTTTGGAAAGGGAATCTCATGTAGTAACTGTAACCTTGCCAATAGGTCAGTCCAATAAAAAGACAATCAGACCAATTATTGAAGAAGTTGTAAACGAAAATGCTGTAATTGTTACGGATGGGTTTGGAGCCTATACAACGTTAAAAAATGACTTTGCAGCTCATTTCGTAGTTGACCATGAGAAAAACCAATACACAATTGGCGACATGCATACAAACACAGTAGAGGGCTTCTTTTCACATTTAAAAAGAGGTATTTACGGAATTTACCACCACGTTTCAGATCAGCATTTACAGAAATACGCAAATGAATTTGCTTTACGTTACAATACCAGAAAACAAACTACAAATACCAGATTTAACCTAATTTTGAATAACATTACCACCAGAGTAAGATACCAAGACCTTATCAATCATGGAAAATAA
- a CDS encoding SLBB domain-containing protein has translation MNQFVRMDLFLNAAINPFRFMTYRTILLGFVFILGIGKLPSTVQAQQRKLMENQALAELQKTGISEQELRDYLLEKGIDIDQANCLSAEQAIQLQAEIETAVKELEAKKKTENRTKTAPTAIDDHKIQNRIQAKNKQQEPSVIPNKVGGIQLDSLKDQEGKLPIIKDTVAIWGQHIFRNKSLALYRQANDIKPPSSYVLGVGDQITVSIYGYSQLNETYELNAEGYILPTRMPRIFLKGVTLGRAKTMLNNYFKRFYRFTNNQFDVSLNYSRTINVNIFGEVYQYGGFTIPAINTAFNALIAAGGPNNLGSVRRIKLIRNGKSSTIDVYKFMQNPGADKDYYLENNDIIQVPVADKVVRIEGAINRPFQYELLATEDLNHLIKYAGGLQENAILKTIQLERIQNDRKIIIDIPYQEILAKGGDFILKKGDRLTVFSIKTQVEDVVFVSGEVRAEASYQFKPGLKLSDLLKRVEFTPQSNVQFAFLKRRNPNLTYSLVRIDLEAILRGDANADKVLQAQDVLTIYKQSFYADRTHVNVDGAVRLPGKFDLNPNDDIRVRDLVLLSGGLKQEAFPYAFLFRMKSNNTKDYEIIRIGIKDVMENQQSDQNIFVKAFDSLVVLSQSSFTDQAYVEISGAIKEPGRYPYGSGMSANDLINLAKGFTYYAASNKIDIFRVVIKNNEPTKTIVKSIVSARDMDERNALPDFQLDPYDIVVIRSQPEFQFQQMVYLEGEVRYPGPYALLNPNEKISDIIQRAGGLTLEAFPEGATLYRVKDSIGYVVLDLKDAMKKPDSRFDFILKENDQINVPKQKDLVRIAGATNAKDLYPDKLLANNNTISVAYFEGKNAKYYVDHYAAGISGNGDPKKITVEHANGKIERTRRVLFFRTYPKVYKGSVINVGYKDAKLQKEKKEHKDVDWAKVVADSIAQATAILSLILLIDRLN, from the coding sequence ATGAACCAGTTCGTGCGTATGGATCTTTTTCTGAATGCAGCCATCAATCCATTCCGGTTTATGACATACAGAACAATCCTATTGGGTTTTGTTTTTATTTTAGGTATTGGCAAATTACCTTCTACGGTTCAGGCTCAGCAACGAAAGTTAATGGAAAATCAAGCCCTTGCTGAATTACAAAAAACCGGTATCAGCGAGCAAGAACTTCGGGACTATTTGCTAGAAAAAGGAATTGATATTGATCAGGCAAATTGCTTATCTGCTGAACAAGCCATCCAGCTGCAAGCAGAAATTGAAACTGCTGTAAAAGAATTGGAAGCAAAGAAAAAAACTGAAAACCGAACTAAAACAGCACCCACTGCCATTGATGACCATAAAATTCAAAATCGGATTCAGGCAAAAAACAAACAGCAAGAACCTTCAGTTATCCCAAATAAAGTTGGCGGTATTCAGTTGGATAGTTTGAAAGATCAGGAAGGAAAACTTCCAATCATCAAGGATACTGTTGCAATTTGGGGTCAACATATATTCAGAAATAAAAGTCTGGCACTTTATCGCCAGGCAAACGATATTAAACCGCCTTCATCGTATGTATTGGGAGTTGGAGATCAAATTACGGTAAGCATTTATGGCTACAGTCAACTAAACGAAACGTATGAACTCAATGCAGAAGGTTATATTTTACCTACACGCATGCCCCGCATTTTTTTAAAAGGCGTGACGCTGGGTCGTGCGAAAACCATGTTGAATAATTATTTCAAGCGTTTTTATCGATTTACCAATAATCAATTTGATGTCAGTTTAAATTATTCCAGAACCATCAATGTCAATATTTTTGGTGAAGTATATCAATACGGTGGCTTTACCATTCCTGCAATCAATACTGCCTTTAATGCTTTGATTGCTGCGGGTGGTCCGAATAATTTAGGCTCCGTACGTCGTATTAAACTGATTCGCAATGGAAAGAGCAGCACGATAGATGTTTATAAATTCATGCAAAATCCGGGAGCTGATAAAGATTACTATCTTGAAAACAATGACATCATTCAGGTACCGGTAGCTGATAAAGTCGTTCGAATTGAAGGCGCTATCAATCGTCCGTTTCAATATGAATTATTGGCAACTGAAGATTTAAATCATTTAATAAAATATGCCGGAGGATTGCAGGAAAATGCCATTCTTAAAACCATTCAATTGGAACGTATTCAGAATGACCGCAAAATAATTATTGACATCCCGTATCAGGAAATTTTAGCAAAAGGAGGTGATTTTATATTAAAAAAAGGAGATCGTTTGACGGTATTCTCCATTAAAACCCAGGTAGAAGATGTGGTTTTTGTTTCCGGTGAAGTTCGTGCTGAAGCATCGTACCAATTTAAACCCGGTTTAAAATTATCCGATTTGCTCAAGCGCGTTGAATTTACACCGCAATCCAATGTACAATTTGCATTTTTAAAAAGACGCAATCCGAATTTAACCTACTCTTTGGTACGAATAGATCTTGAAGCAATTTTACGAGGCGATGCCAACGCAGATAAAGTATTACAAGCACAAGATGTATTGACCATTTACAAACAATCATTTTATGCAGACCGCACGCATGTAAACGTAGACGGTGCCGTGCGATTGCCCGGTAAATTTGATTTGAATCCGAATGATGATATCCGCGTTCGTGATCTGGTCTTATTGTCCGGAGGACTCAAACAGGAAGCATTTCCATATGCGTTTTTATTTCGAATGAAATCCAATAATACCAAAGATTATGAAATCATTCGGATCGGCATAAAAGATGTGATGGAAAATCAGCAATCCGACCAGAATATTTTTGTAAAAGCATTTGATAGTTTGGTAGTCCTATCGCAATCCAGTTTTACCGATCAGGCGTATGTTGAAATTTCAGGTGCTATCAAAGAACCCGGTCGATATCCCTATGGTTCAGGAATGTCAGCCAATGATTTGATCAATTTGGCAAAAGGTTTTACATATTATGCGGCATCTAATAAAATTGATATTTTTCGAGTCGTTATAAAAAACAACGAACCAACGAAAACCATTGTAAAATCGATTGTATCCGCCAGAGATATGGATGAACGGAATGCCTTGCCAGATTTTCAATTGGATCCGTATGATATTGTTGTGATACGCAGTCAACCGGAATTCCAATTTCAGCAAATGGTTTATTTAGAAGGAGAAGTGCGATATCCCGGACCCTATGCTTTATTAAATCCCAATGAAAAAATTTCAGATATCATACAGCGTGCCGGTGGATTAACCCTGGAAGCATTTCCGGAAGGTGCTACCTTGTATCGGGTCAAAGACAGCATTGGATATGTTGTGTTGGATTTAAAAGATGCAATGAAAAAACCGGATTCCCGATTTGATTTTATATTGAAAGAAAATGATCAGATCAATGTGCCAAAACAAAAAGATTTGGTTCGAATTGCAGGAGCTACCAATGCGAAAGATTTATATCCTGATAAATTATTAGCCAATAACAACACGATTTCTGTTGCATATTTTGAAGGAAAAAATGCAAAATACTATGTTGATCATTATGCTGCCGGCATTTCAGGAAATGGAGATCCTAAAAAGATTACGGTTGAGCACGCCAATGGAAAAATTGAACGGACCCGGCGGGTTTTATTTTTCAGAACCTATCCAAAAGTTTACAAAGGTTCGGTTATAAATGTAGGTTATAAAGATGCAAAGCTTCAAAAAGAAAAGAAAGAACACAAAGATGTTGATTGGGCTAAGGTAGTTGCCGATTCTATTGCACAGGCAACAGCAATTTTATCGTTGATTTTATTAATTGACCGTTTAAATTAA